From a single Peromyscus maniculatus bairdii isolate BWxNUB_F1_BW_parent chromosome 4, HU_Pman_BW_mat_3.1, whole genome shotgun sequence genomic region:
- the LOC121828750 gene encoding uncharacterized protein LOC121828750: MWLQGRGRGLAADVLSAFTAEPPHAGPPPPRGTDRPPGPPGRPEPRRAASGQLRPWGRPASRQRWARRPLGFSAARRAAPRPSRATSGWAARAPVGPRAPVRPPAPRSSASVARQDRGRRGPAPPRFHLPLAVSGLLSLPESLKAARALFGVFPRGRASPPSPPPEGEAPPRSLPH, from the coding sequence ATGTGGCTGCAGGGACGCGGCCGAGGCCTAGCGGCTGACGTGCTCTCCGCCTTCACCGCGGAGCCTCCTCACGCAGGCCCGCCTCCCCCCCGGGGGACTGACCGCCCGCCCGGCCCGCCCGGCCGCCCCGAGCCGCGCCGCGCCGCCTCTGGACAGCTGAGGCCTTGGGGACGGCCCGCCAGCCGACAGCGCTGGGCCCGGCGCCCGCTCGGCTTCTCCGCTGCGCGCCGCGCTGCGCCTCGTCCCTCTCGCGCCACTTCCGGCTGGGCGGCCCGCGCCCCCGTCGGCCCCCGCGCCCCGGTCAGGCCCCCCGCGCCGCGCAGCTCAGCCTCCGTTGCCCGGCAAGATCGCGGCCGCCGCGGGCCCGCGCCGCCCCGGTTCCACTTGCCCCTCGCCGTCAGCGGCCTCCTTTCACTTCCTGAGTCACTTAAAGCGGCAAGAGCCCTTTTCGGCGTTTTCCCGCGGGGCCGAgcatctcccccctccccacccccggaaGGAGAAGCTCCACCGCGGTCTCTCCCTCACTGA